A region from the Nostoc punctiforme PCC 73102 genome encodes:
- a CDS encoding class I SAM-dependent methyltransferase, translating to MINLAETAYLVAMYRALESERADALFKDPLARVLAGGKGEMFVEVIGEKDKITNAIAIRTYVIDNLILQLVKSKKIDTVINLAAGLDTRPYRLPLSLCASLRWIEVDLPEIIAYKEQLLKDQQPLCWLERVKLDITNLALRKTFFSEINLVARQALVITEGLLSYLHETQVALLATDIYEQSHLNWWLFELESSLALKHYDQVYARKIFDQYFADGNKTLLFAPEQGAEFFQHYNWKVAKSVSAWKELHRLNRGIKFAWLLEIIMKLVANEYWEKNQRQGSIVLLEKS from the coding sequence ATGATAAATCTTGCGGAAACTGCGTATCTAGTGGCAATGTATCGCGCATTGGAAAGCGAACGTGCAGATGCACTATTTAAAGACCCATTAGCGCGTGTGTTAGCTGGTGGAAAAGGTGAAATGTTTGTTGAAGTTATAGGGGAGAAAGACAAAATTACAAATGCGATCGCCATCCGCACCTATGTTATTGATAACTTAATTTTACAGTTAGTTAAGTCAAAAAAGATTGACACTGTAATCAATCTGGCTGCGGGGTTAGATACTCGACCCTATCGATTACCTCTTTCTCTTTGTGCATCGCTTCGTTGGATTGAAGTTGACCTGCCGGAAATCATTGCTTACAAAGAACAATTACTTAAAGACCAGCAACCTTTGTGTTGGCTTGAGCGTGTCAAACTCGATATTACCAACCTGGCATTGAGAAAGACTTTTTTCTCAGAGATTAATCTTGTAGCAAGACAGGCTCTAGTGATCACAGAAGGGTTGCTATCATATCTACACGAAACCCAAGTAGCATTACTTGCAACCGATATTTATGAGCAATCTCATCTGAATTGGTGGCTATTTGAATTGGAATCATCATTAGCGTTAAAGCACTATGATCAAGTTTACGCTCGAAAAATTTTCGACCAATATTTTGCGGATGGGAATAAAACCTTGTTATTTGCTCCAGAGCAAGGGGCAGAATTTTTTCAACACTATAATTGGAAAGTTGCAAAATCTGTATCTGCATGGAAAGAGTTACACCGACTAAACCGAGGGATCAAATTTGCCTGGTTACTAGAAATAATTATGAAATTGGTTGCTAATGAATATTGGGAAAAAAATCAGCGGCAGGGTAGTATTGTATTGCTTGAGAAAAGTTGA
- a CDS encoding BamA/TamA family outer membrane protein encodes MRLSPVLVAVLAIAAPLGSCESANAQTANSLKQTTKIFTLGTNQQAEKGTAQSHFSQGLEFHPNTIGIPNSEYLKSQSVKALTVNSASLASPEVVVPTSTMAQTLQRNPNLTQQQTPSPSPSTTPGGENVKLPAATPVSPTTPRNIKPNTAPEANDPRVLVSEVVVKSQTGQLSPELENQVYRVIRTQPGQTTTRSQLQEDINAIFGTGFFSNVQASPEDTPLGVRVSFVVQPNPVLSKVEVQANPGTGVASVLPANTVDEVFREQYGKILNLRDLQESIKQLNKRYQDKGYVLANVIGAPQVSENGVVTLQVAEGVVENIRVRFRNKDGQETDEKGQPIRGRTQAYIITRELELKPGQIFNRNTVQKDLQRVYGLGLFEDVNVSLDPGTDPSKVDVVVNVAERSSGSIAAGAGISSASGLFGTVSYQQQNLNGRNQKLGTEIQVGERELLFDLRYTDPWIAGDPYRTSYTANIFRRSSISLIFDGKNNNIKTFEQGKTDGDRPRVLRLGGGVTFTRPLSNNSYKNSEWTASAGLQYQRVSTRDANGNIRKEGTVFKNGVPTERVPLSASGQGEDDLLLLQLGVQRDRRNNPLQPTSGSYLRFGVDQSVPVGLGNIFLTRLRGNYSQYFPVNFISLTKGLQTLAFNLQGGTILGDLPPYEAFTLGGSNSVRGYQEGGLGSGRSYIQASTEYRFPVFSVVSGALFFDIGSDLGSSTRSAEVLNKNGTGYGYGLGVRVQSPLGPIRIDYGINGDGDNRINFGIGERF; translated from the coding sequence ATGCGTTTATCCCCGGTATTGGTGGCAGTGCTGGCAATTGCAGCTCCTTTGGGTAGCTGCGAGAGTGCAAATGCACAAACTGCTAATAGTCTGAAACAGACAACAAAGATTTTTACACTAGGAACAAATCAGCAGGCAGAAAAAGGCACTGCTCAAAGTCACTTCAGTCAAGGTCTAGAATTTCACCCTAATACAATAGGTATTCCAAATTCGGAGTATCTCAAGTCTCAATCAGTCAAAGCCTTAACAGTCAATTCAGCATCATTGGCTTCACCAGAGGTAGTAGTGCCAACCTCCACAATGGCACAAACCCTTCAAAGAAACCCAAACCTCACTCAACAACAAACACCTTCCCCGTCTCCTAGCACCACTCCTGGTGGGGAAAATGTCAAGCTACCTGCGGCGACACCTGTATCTCCCACAACTCCAAGAAATATTAAACCCAACACAGCCCCAGAAGCCAATGACCCCCGCGTACTGGTGTCGGAAGTAGTGGTTAAATCTCAGACAGGGCAACTATCACCAGAACTAGAAAACCAAGTTTACAGAGTAATTCGTACCCAACCAGGACAAACGACAACTCGCAGCCAACTGCAAGAAGATATTAACGCCATCTTTGGTACTGGCTTCTTCTCCAACGTCCAAGCATCGCCTGAAGATACCCCCTTGGGAGTGCGGGTGAGCTTTGTTGTACAGCCTAACCCTGTTCTTAGCAAAGTAGAAGTGCAAGCCAATCCTGGCACTGGTGTCGCCTCCGTATTACCAGCTAATACTGTCGATGAAGTATTTCGGGAGCAATATGGCAAAATCCTTAACTTGCGTGACTTGCAAGAAAGCATCAAGCAGTTAAACAAACGATATCAAGACAAAGGTTACGTGCTAGCCAACGTAATTGGAGCGCCCCAAGTCTCTGAAAACGGAGTTGTTACCTTGCAAGTAGCAGAAGGGGTAGTAGAGAATATTAGAGTCCGGTTCCGCAATAAAGATGGTCAAGAAACAGACGAAAAGGGACAACCAATTCGCGGACGGACACAAGCTTACATCATTACCCGAGAATTGGAGTTGAAGCCAGGACAAATATTCAATCGCAACACCGTGCAAAAAGACCTACAGCGCGTGTATGGACTGGGACTGTTTGAAGATGTAAATGTCTCCCTTGACCCTGGTACCGACCCCAGCAAAGTGGATGTAGTAGTGAACGTAGCTGAACGCAGTAGTGGTTCTATTGCGGCTGGGGCAGGGATTAGTTCTGCTAGCGGACTTTTTGGAACAGTTAGCTATCAACAGCAAAACCTGAACGGTAGGAACCAAAAACTGGGGACAGAAATACAGGTGGGAGAACGGGAACTGTTGTTTGACCTGCGATATACCGACCCCTGGATTGCCGGAGATCCCTACCGGACTTCCTATACAGCCAATATTTTTCGCCGCAGTTCCATTTCGTTGATTTTTGATGGCAAAAATAACAATATCAAAACCTTTGAACAGGGGAAGACCGATGGCGATCGCCCCCGTGTCCTCCGTCTAGGTGGCGGTGTCACCTTTACTCGTCCCCTGAGCAATAATTCCTACAAAAATTCTGAATGGACGGCTTCAGCAGGTTTGCAGTATCAACGAGTTTCCACCCGTGATGCCAATGGCAACATCAGAAAAGAAGGAACGGTGTTCAAGAATGGAGTACCCACAGAACGAGTTCCACTTAGTGCATCTGGACAAGGTGAAGACGATTTGCTGCTGTTGCAACTAGGGGTACAACGCGATCGCCGTAACAACCCCTTACAACCGACTAGCGGTTCTTATCTCCGCTTCGGAGTCGATCAGTCAGTACCAGTGGGACTAGGCAATATTTTTCTCACCAGGTTACGAGGTAACTATAGCCAATATTTCCCTGTCAACTTTATTAGTCTTACCAAAGGCCTACAAACTTTAGCATTTAACTTGCAAGGTGGAACTATCCTTGGTGACTTGCCTCCTTACGAAGCCTTTACCCTTGGTGGTAGTAACTCCGTCCGGGGTTATCAAGAAGGAGGATTAGGTAGTGGACGTAGTTATATACAAGCATCTACCGAGTATCGCTTCCCAGTTTTCTCAGTCGTCAGTGGCGCACTATTTTTTGATATCGGCAGCGATCTGGGAAGTAGTACCAGATCAGCTGAGGTGCTGAACAAAAACGGTACTGGCTACGGTTATGGTCTTGGTGTGCGCGTACAATCGCCACTGGGGCCAATTCGCATTGACTACGGCATCAATGGCGACGGTGACAACCGCATCAATTTTGGTATTGGCGAAAGGTTTTAA
- a CDS encoding glycosyltransferase — protein sequence MATFCRQEYSTYQIIFSVRSPQDPGIDVVKQIIRDFPKLDIHLIICDRIIGTNLKVSNLANALSFAKYEILVIADSDIRVGEDYLQRVVQPLHNKNVGVVTCLYRSVARGWVEKLEAVGTACDFHAGAITSKQLEGMKFALGSTIVIRQEVLKAIGGFEAIADYLADDFQLGYLTAKVGYKVMLSDYI from the coding sequence TTGGCAACATTTTGCCGACAGGAATATTCAACTTATCAGATTATCTTCAGCGTCCGCAGCCCGCAAGACCCTGGAATAGATGTGGTCAAACAAATTATCCGAGACTTTCCGAAACTGGATATTCATTTAATAATCTGCGATCGCATTATTGGTACAAACCTAAAGGTGAGTAATCTGGCAAATGCTTTATCTTTCGCCAAATACGAAATCCTAGTTATTGCTGATAGCGATATCCGAGTTGGGGAAGACTACTTGCAGCGAGTTGTTCAACCGTTACATAATAAGAATGTTGGTGTTGTCACCTGTTTATATCGTTCCGTAGCACGGGGATGGGTAGAAAAGTTAGAAGCAGTTGGGACTGCTTGTGATTTTCACGCAGGTGCTATTACCAGCAAACAGTTAGAGGGTATGAAGTTCGCACTTGGTTCAACGATTGTAATTCGTCAAGAAGTGCTAAAAGCAATCGGGGGATTTGAAGCGATCGCCGATTATCTCGCAGACGATTTTCAACTTGGCTATCTAACTGCCAAAGTCGGTTACAAGGTCATGCTTTCTGACTATATATAG
- a CDS encoding membrane protein, with the protein MKKVLNRAPEVTSTFWIIKVLATTVGETAADYLSVTLNLGLSVTSYIMSGLLLIALWNQFRLKRYVPVSYWIVVVFTSITGTLITDRLVDELGVSLITTTIVFSVVLLVVFALWYLKEKTLAMHSINTAKRELFYWVAILFTFALGTATGDLLAEALKLGYAQSALIFSVLIAIVAGGYYYFRINAVLAFWIAYILTRPLGASVGDLLSQPAKNGGLGLGTVETSMLFLSIIISLVIYLSLKQKQPAPTAD; encoded by the coding sequence ATGAAAAAAGTTTTAAACAGGGCTCCAGAGGTTACAAGTACCTTCTGGATTATTAAGGTTCTGGCAACCACGGTAGGTGAAACTGCGGCTGATTATTTGTCAGTAACTCTGAACCTCGGTTTAAGCGTTACATCCTATATTATGAGTGGCTTGTTACTCATTGCGCTTTGGAATCAGTTTAGGCTAAAACGATATGTCCCGGTGAGTTACTGGATTGTAGTCGTTTTTACAAGTATCACTGGCACGCTGATTACTGATAGATTGGTAGACGAGCTCGGAGTTAGTTTGATAACAACTACTATAGTTTTTAGTGTGGTCTTGCTAGTAGTTTTTGCGCTTTGGTATTTAAAAGAAAAGACATTAGCTATGCACTCCATCAACACAGCTAAAAGAGAGCTTTTCTACTGGGTGGCTATTTTATTTACGTTTGCTTTGGGGACGGCAACGGGGGACTTACTAGCAGAGGCTTTGAAGCTAGGTTATGCCCAATCAGCACTAATATTTAGTGTTTTAATTGCGATAGTAGCTGGTGGTTATTATTACTTTAGAATAAATGCAGTCTTGGCATTTTGGATAGCATATATCTTGACTCGTCCGCTTGGCGCATCTGTAGGTGATTTACTATCTCAACCTGCTAAAAATGGTGGCTTGGGTTTAGGTACGGTCGAAACTAGTATGCTTTTTCTTTCTATAATCATAAGTCTGGTTATTTACTTAAGCCTTAAGCAGAAGCAACCAGCGCCTACTGCCGATTGA
- a CDS encoding PepSY domain-containing protein: protein MKTSTKIALAAALMSVLGVSAVVKTVSASPSQNSIQVAKFSDGDGEANDAIEAPEVMNNGVHHTKIAQASDGDGETNDDQQEQQEDKKLQALAKITAEQAQQAAETSVGTKASSVKLENEDGNLVYAVEISQKEVKIDAGNGKVLYTENANQENNENEASRPKSSIQVPQSNNEQETNENNK from the coding sequence ATGAAAACTTCGACAAAAATCGCTTTAGCAGCTGCTTTAATGAGTGTTTTAGGTGTTAGTGCAGTGGTAAAAACCGTGAGTGCCTCTCCTTCTCAAAACAGTATACAAGTAGCTAAATTTAGTGACGGAGATGGCGAAGCTAATGACGCGATAGAAGCTCCTGAAGTAATGAATAATGGTGTTCATCACACTAAAATAGCTCAAGCAAGTGACGGTGACGGTGAAACCAATGATGATCAACAAGAACAGCAAGAGGACAAAAAACTACAAGCTTTAGCTAAAATCACAGCAGAACAAGCTCAACAAGCTGCTGAAACTTCTGTCGGTACTAAAGCTAGTAGTGTAAAACTCGAAAATGAAGATGGAAACTTAGTTTATGCTGTAGAAATTAGTCAGAAAGAGGTAAAAATTGACGCTGGTAATGGTAAGGTTCTCTACACTGAGAATGCTAACCAGGAAAACAACGAAAATGAAGCTTCTCGTCCCAAGAGTAGCATTCAAGTTCCGCAGAGTAATAACGAACAAGAAACAAATGAAAATAACAAGTAG